In Desulfofundulus kuznetsovii DSM 6115, the following are encoded in one genomic region:
- the mdh gene encoding malate dehydrogenase, translating to MKRKKITIIGAGNVGATCAHWAAAKELGDIVLIDVVEGIPQGKALDLMEAAPVEGFDAIITGTNNYEDTKDSDVVVITAGIARKPGMSRDDLLATNCKIVQSVTEQVVKYSPNAYIIVVTNPLDVMTYVTLKTSGFPPNRVFGMSGVLDSARFRTFVALELGISFEDVTTFVMGGHGDDMVPLVRYTYAGGIPIEKLIPAERIAAMVERTRKGGAEIVNYLKTGSAFYAPGASVVQMVEAVLKDKKRILPVAAYLQGEYGYHDIYLGVPAIIGGGGVEKVLEIELTPEEKAALDKSANSVRKLMEVLPQL from the coding sequence TTGAAAAGAAAAAAGATAACCATTATTGGGGCTGGAAACGTAGGAGCTACCTGCGCCCACTGGGCTGCGGCCAAGGAACTGGGCGATATCGTGCTCATTGACGTGGTAGAAGGAATTCCCCAGGGTAAGGCCCTGGACCTGATGGAAGCGGCGCCGGTGGAAGGCTTTGATGCCATAATTACCGGTACCAACAACTATGAAGATACAAAGGACTCGGACGTGGTGGTAATCACCGCCGGCATTGCCCGCAAGCCGGGGATGAGCCGGGATGACCTGCTGGCTACCAACTGCAAAATCGTCCAGTCAGTTACCGAACAGGTGGTCAAGTATTCACCCAACGCCTACATCATTGTGGTAACTAACCCCCTGGATGTAATGACCTACGTGACCTTAAAAACCAGCGGCTTCCCGCCCAACCGGGTGTTCGGTATGTCCGGCGTCCTGGACTCCGCCCGCTTCCGCACCTTTGTGGCCCTGGAACTGGGGATTTCCTTTGAGGATGTGACCACCTTTGTCATGGGCGGCCACGGGGATGACATGGTGCCCCTGGTGCGGTACACTTACGCCGGTGGGATTCCCATTGAAAAGCTGATTCCCGCCGAGCGCATTGCAGCCATGGTGGAACGGACCCGTAAGGGCGGCGCTGAAATTGTTAACTATTTGAAGACCGGCAGTGCCTTTTATGCTCCCGGTGCCTCCGTGGTGCAAATGGTGGAGGCCGTGTTAAAGGATAAGAAACGGATATTGCCGGTGGCCGCCTATCTGCAGGGGGAATACGGTTACCATGATATTTACCTGGGTGTACCGGCCATTATCGGCGGGGGTGGCGTGGAAAAGGTCCTGGAAATCGAGCTTACGCCCGAAGAAAAGGCTGCCCTGGATAAGTCCGCAAACTCCGTGCGCAAGTTGATGGAGGTACTGCCGCAGCTTTAA
- a CDS encoding oxaloacetate decarboxylase subunit alpha, with amino-acid sequence MTEARKVKITDTTLRDGHQSLLATRMRIEHMLPICEKIDQVGFHSLEVWGGATFDACMRFLNEDPWERLRILRRHLKTPLQMLLRGQNVVGYKHYPDDVLTEFIKRTVYNGLDIFRIFDALNDVRNMQKAIEVVKQEGAHAQATVVYTISPVHDLEYYVKTAKTLEEMGADSICLKDMAGILAPQPAYEIIKEWKSVLKIPVQLHCHYTSGMASMAYLRAIDAGVDVIDCAISTMALQTSQPATETMVAALQGTPYDTGLDLKLLSEIAEYFKEVRKHYKEFDVASPSVDVNVMIYQIPGGMMSNFISQLSQQNALHRLPEVLEELPRVRKEFGYPPLVTPSSQIVGTQAVLNVLLGRYKLPTNEVKQYMRGYYGQPPAPVDEEVRKMIIGDEKPITCRPADLLEPGLPAARKEAAPYMQKEEDVLSVALFPQVAPQFLKERLAKKLKVDLELAAQGSEFYPA; translated from the coding sequence ATGACCGAAGCACGCAAGGTAAAAATCACCGACACCACCCTGCGGGACGGCCACCAGTCCCTGCTGGCCACCCGCATGCGCATAGAACACATGTTGCCCATTTGCGAAAAAATAGATCAGGTGGGTTTTCATTCCCTGGAAGTCTGGGGCGGAGCCACCTTTGACGCGTGCATGCGCTTTCTCAATGAAGACCCCTGGGAGCGGTTGCGCATCCTGCGTCGCCACCTAAAGACCCCCTTGCAAATGCTCCTGCGCGGGCAAAACGTGGTGGGCTATAAACACTACCCAGATGACGTGCTCACCGAATTTATAAAAAGGACGGTTTACAACGGCCTGGATATCTTCCGCATCTTCGATGCTTTAAACGACGTACGCAACATGCAAAAGGCCATTGAAGTGGTTAAACAGGAGGGTGCTCACGCCCAGGCAACGGTGGTTTATACCATCAGTCCGGTACACGACCTGGAGTACTACGTAAAAACCGCCAAGACCCTGGAGGAGATGGGAGCCGATTCCATTTGCCTGAAGGATATGGCGGGTATTCTGGCTCCCCAACCGGCCTACGAGATCATCAAAGAGTGGAAATCGGTACTGAAGATACCGGTGCAGCTCCACTGCCACTACACCAGCGGCATGGCCTCCATGGCCTACCTGCGGGCCATTGATGCAGGTGTGGATGTCATCGACTGTGCCATTTCCACCATGGCACTGCAGACCTCCCAGCCGGCCACTGAAACCATGGTGGCCGCCTTGCAAGGTACGCCCTATGATACGGGGCTCGATCTCAAGCTGCTTTCGGAAATTGCCGAGTATTTCAAGGAAGTGCGCAAGCATTATAAGGAATTTGATGTGGCCTCACCGAGCGTGGATGTCAACGTTATGATTTATCAAATTCCCGGCGGCATGATGTCCAACTTTATTTCCCAGCTAAGCCAGCAAAACGCCCTCCACCGCCTGCCCGAGGTGCTGGAGGAACTGCCCCGGGTGCGTAAGGAGTTTGGCTACCCGCCCCTGGTGACTCCTTCCAGCCAGATTGTGGGTACCCAGGCCGTGCTCAATGTGTTGCTGGGTCGCTATAAATTGCCTACCAATGAAGTTAAACAATATATGCGGGGATACTATGGTCAGCCACCGGCACCGGTAGATGAGGAAGTGCGCAAGATGATTATTGGCGACGAAAAGCCCATCACCTGCCGACCGGCAGACTTGCTGGAGCCTGGTTTGCCTGCGGCCCGTAAGGAAGCGGCTCCCTACATGCAAAAGGAGGAAGATGTCCTCTCGGTGGCCCTCTTCCCGCAGGTCGCGCCCCAGTTTCTGAAAGAACGCCTGGCCAAAAAGCTAAAAGTAGACCTGGAACTGGCTGCCCAGGGCAGCGAATTTTACCCTGCTTAA
- a CDS encoding phosphate ABC transporter substrate-binding protein has product MLGNRAKRMLVLAAVLVLVVALAGCGGGEQPSGGQAEIAGNLTAVGSTAMQPLVEQAATQFMAKNPKAQIVVQGGGSGTGLTQVASGAADIGNSDIFAEEKSGIDASQLVDHKVCVVGMATVVNPGVTVDNLTKQQLVDIFTGKITNWKEVGGPDQKIVVIHRPKGSGTRATFKKFALGGVEDSAPGMEQDSSGTVRKMVAETPGAISYLALSYIDNSVKALKLDGVEPTVENIVNGKYPVWAYQHMYTKGEPTGLKKAFLDYMLGDEVQGQLVEKMGYIPITKMQVERDAQGNVTKK; this is encoded by the coding sequence ATGTTGGGAAATAGGGCAAAGAGGATGCTGGTGCTGGCTGCAGTGCTGGTGCTGGTAGTGGCCCTGGCCGGTTGCGGTGGTGGAGAGCAGCCTTCCGGTGGACAAGCAGAGATTGCAGGTAACCTTACGGCGGTTGGTTCTACAGCCATGCAACCGCTGGTGGAACAGGCTGCCACCCAGTTCATGGCTAAAAATCCCAAGGCACAGATTGTGGTCCAGGGTGGGGGCAGCGGTACAGGCCTGACCCAGGTGGCCTCCGGTGCGGCGGATATCGGTAACTCCGATATTTTTGCTGAAGAAAAAAGCGGAATTGATGCCTCCCAGTTAGTGGACCACAAAGTTTGTGTGGTGGGGATGGCCACCGTGGTCAACCCCGGCGTAACGGTGGATAACCTGACCAAACAGCAACTGGTGGATATCTTTACGGGCAAGATAACCAACTGGAAGGAAGTCGGCGGACCGGATCAGAAGATTGTGGTCATCCACCGGCCCAAGGGTTCCGGCACCCGCGCTACCTTCAAGAAATTTGCCCTGGGCGGCGTGGAAGACAGCGCCCCCGGGATGGAGCAGGATTCTTCCGGCACCGTGCGCAAAATGGTTGCCGAAACACCGGGCGCTATCTCTTACCTGGCACTGTCTTACATTGACAATAGTGTTAAGGCCCTCAAGCTCGATGGGGTGGAACCCACTGTAGAAAATATTGTCAACGGCAAGTATCCGGTATGGGCTTACCAGCACATGTACACCAAAGGTGAACCCACCGGCTTAAAGAAGGCCTTCCTGGATTACATGCTCGGTGACGAGGTACAGGGTCAACTGGTTGAGAAAATGGGTTATATCCCCATTACCAAGATGCAGGTAGAACGGGATGCCCAGGGTAATGTAACCAAGAAATAA
- the pstC gene encoding phosphate ABC transporter permease subunit PstC has product MHKEFSPEPDAEKSFRVPDKGNIQRRKRCGEFLGRSAAFLAAALVVLLTVSIIYFIGSKGLATFTAHGVRVTEFLFSTQWWPDRPLEEGGPAVGSLTFILGSLLVSLLAVAVSAPLSVVVAVFMVEIAPVWGQRVLQPAIEILAGIPSVVYGYVGLSLLVPFIRNYLGGEGFSVLAGFIVLSIMILPTIISVSTDSLRALPPQWKEAALALGSTRWQTIRLVLVPAARSGLITAVVLGLARAFGEALAVQMVIGNTRTIPHSLLDPTITLTSAITMDMGYTIMGSLWNSALWSMGLILLLMSFLFIMVIRVVVRGGMVR; this is encoded by the coding sequence ATGCACAAGGAATTTTCCCCGGAGCCGGATGCAGAAAAAAGCTTCCGGGTCCCGGATAAAGGGAATATTCAAAGGCGCAAAAGATGCGGGGAATTTTTGGGGCGCTCGGCGGCCTTTCTGGCAGCAGCACTGGTAGTGTTACTCACTGTGTCTATTATTTATTTCATTGGGAGTAAAGGACTGGCCACCTTTACGGCGCACGGAGTCAGGGTTACCGAGTTCCTTTTCAGCACCCAATGGTGGCCCGACCGGCCCCTTGAGGAAGGCGGCCCTGCTGTTGGCTCATTAACTTTCATTTTGGGTTCCCTCCTGGTTTCCCTGCTGGCGGTGGCCGTAAGCGCACCCTTGAGCGTCGTTGTTGCTGTTTTTATGGTGGAAATTGCGCCCGTATGGGGACAGAGAGTATTGCAACCGGCCATTGAGATTCTCGCCGGCATACCCTCGGTGGTTTACGGATATGTGGGTTTAAGCCTGCTGGTGCCTTTTATCCGCAATTATTTAGGTGGGGAAGGGTTTTCCGTTTTGGCCGGTTTTATTGTTCTTTCGATCATGATCTTGCCCACCATTATCAGCGTATCTACCGACAGTTTGCGGGCCCTGCCGCCCCAGTGGAAGGAAGCGGCGCTGGCCCTGGGTTCCACCCGCTGGCAGACCATCCGTCTGGTGCTGGTGCCGGCGGCCCGCTCGGGTTTAATTACGGCCGTTGTCCTGGGCCTGGCCCGGGCCTTTGGTGAGGCCCTGGCCGTACAAATGGTGATCGGCAACACCCGGACCATTCCCCATTCCCTGCTGGATCCAACGATCACTTTGACTAGCGCCATCACCATGGATATGGGGTATACCATCATGGGCTCTCTGTGGAATAGCGCCCTGTGGTCCATGGGTTTGATTCTCCTGCTCATGTCTTTCCTGTTTATTATGGTTATTCGGGTGGTCGTGCGGGGAGGGATGGTTAGATGA
- the pstA gene encoding phosphate ABC transporter permease PstA, translating to MNARLADRLATIMFWMGAAAVLAILALLLGYILWHGIRVIDWRFLTMPPQTIAAGGGVGPQIFNSFYLLLLTMFITAPLGLLAGIYLAEYAGKGRVTEYIRLSIETLTSLPSIVVGLFGLLIFVNMTGWGYSLMSGALALAVINLPLMVRISEESIRSVPSELREASLALGATRWETMWRVILPSAFPGLVTGAIIAAGRVFGEAAALLYTAGMSSPILNFSDLNPLSPTSPLNPFRPAETLAVHIWKINSEALIPDVRRVADGSSAVLILVVLLFNICARWLGRRIYRRLTAT from the coding sequence ATGAATGCCCGGTTGGCGGATCGTCTGGCTACCATCATGTTCTGGATGGGTGCCGCTGCGGTTCTGGCTATTTTAGCTTTGCTTTTGGGCTATATTCTCTGGCACGGCATCCGGGTCATTGATTGGCGTTTTCTGACCATGCCCCCCCAGACCATTGCTGCAGGCGGTGGGGTGGGACCGCAGATTTTCAACTCCTTTTATTTGCTCCTGTTAACCATGTTCATTACCGCCCCCCTTGGTTTGCTGGCAGGTATTTACCTGGCCGAATACGCCGGTAAGGGGCGTGTTACCGAATACATCCGCCTGTCCATCGAAACCCTTACCTCCTTGCCTTCCATTGTGGTGGGCTTGTTTGGTCTGCTTATCTTTGTCAACATGACCGGATGGGGGTATAGCTTAATGTCCGGAGCGCTGGCCCTGGCGGTGATTAACTTGCCGCTAATGGTGCGGATTTCCGAAGAATCCATTCGCAGCGTTCCCTCTGAGCTAAGGGAGGCCAGCCTGGCCCTGGGGGCCACTCGCTGGGAAACCATGTGGCGGGTGATATTGCCTTCCGCCTTTCCCGGTCTGGTTACTGGGGCCATTATTGCTGCCGGTAGGGTTTTTGGTGAGGCGGCGGCCTTGCTGTATACTGCCGGCATGAGCAGCCCCATTTTAAATTTCTCCGATCTCAATCCCTTGAGTCCCACTTCGCCCCTAAATCCCTTCCGTCCAGCCGAAACCCTGGCAGTGCACATCTGGAAAATCAATTCCGAAGCCCTGATCCCCGATGTGCGCCGGGTGGCCGACGGTTCGTCTGCCGTGCTTATTCTGGTTGTACTGCTTTTTAATATCTGTGCCCGCTGGCTGGGCCGGCGCATCTACCGCCGGTTGACCGCTACGTAA
- a CDS encoding STAS domain-containing protein codes for MLVKIWRDGNSLRVSGIVVNHHFKKLQRVLADVAREEGHIVLDLRELEFIDEPGVCQLFSFIDQLSQRGIRVEPINAQDKVLSKFLVVGLRLWLDEQIFTKVG; via the coding sequence TTGTTGGTTAAGATTTGGCGAGATGGCAATTCCCTTCGCGTGAGCGGTATTGTGGTGAACCACCATTTTAAGAAATTGCAAAGGGTACTGGCAGATGTAGCCCGGGAAGAAGGGCACATTGTCCTGGATTTGCGTGAACTGGAGTTTATTGATGAGCCGGGAGTATGCCAGCTTTTTAGTTTCATTGATCAACTCTCTCAACGAGGTATCCGGGTGGAACCGATCAATGCCCAGGACAAGGTGCTTTCCAAGTTTCTTGTAGTGGGACTCCGACTCTGGTTGGACGAGCAAATCTTCACTAAGGTGGGGTAA